The sequence TTTGTCCTCAGTTCCTTTGATAAAAGCTCCGGCCAAGAGCTCTGCAATTTCATCCGGAGTATCCTTGGGTACAGCAAGTCCTCTCCATGTACCGGTAAAATTCACGTGAATCCCGGTTTGCTCCTCCAATGTTGGAACACCAGGCAACGCCTCTGAGCGCTTGTCGGCATTAATCGCCAGTGTGCGAAGCTTTCCTTCATCCACATACTTCTTCACCTCGGCAGGACTTACAGGCACTGCATCCACAAAACCGTCCATCAGGGCAGATACTGCTGGTCCTGCTCCTTCAAAAGGAATATGTGCAAACTTCACACCTGTTTCCCGTTCCAATGTTACGGCAGCTAAATGCCAAATGCTCCCCGTCCCTGCGTTTCCCATTTTCAATTCACCTGGATGCGCTTTCGCAAAGTCAAGAAATTCATTTACGGTTTGCCATGGCGCTTCGGCTCTTACGGTAATGGCGGAAGGATCAAAATTGGTTTGGGCTATAGGTTTGAATTTCTCATAGGTAATAGGAAGTAATCCCAGATGCGGAAGGATCGTTAGCTCAGCCGGGAGAAAAGTAACTGTATATCCATCTCCTTTGGCATTTGCACCCTCCATCAATCCAACGGAACCACCGCCGCCAGTCCGGTTCACGACTATGATCGGCTGACTGATAACTTTCTCCGTTGCTTTGGCTAAAGCTCTCGCTGTTAAATCTGTTCCACCGCCAGCTGCATAAGGTACGATCAGCGTAATGGGCTTCTTAGGAAAATCAGCGCTTTCACCACTCCGGTTGTGATCACCCGACATTCGCGTTCCGATCAGAATCAATAATAGAACCACAAGCACGGATGCTACCCAAAAGCCTAATTTGGTTGTTCGTTTCAAAACTATCCCTCTTCTCTCATTAACAGTGATCGAGCGATTGAACGAAAGAGCATCCCGTCCGCACTCGCTGCTTCACCCCCAAGTCTTCAGCATCAGCTGTACATTTTTTCGCAGCTGTGAAATTTTTCTCAAACAAAGCATAGCGTACCCGGGGGTGGCGGGGCAATCGTATTATCTTATTCTGAATCGTCAGAAACGCTGGTTTGGCGCGGTTTTGGCTGATCTGCATACTCGTTGGAATATTTGCTGCTCTCACGGAACTTGCCTGGGGTGATCGATTTGTTTTTGCGGAAGGCGCGGATAAAGCTGTTCTCATTCTGGTACCCCACAAGCAGCGCGATATCCGCCAGCTTCATGCTACTGTCCTGAAGCAGCTCACAGGCTTTATCAATTCTCAGGTTGGTTAAGTAGTCATAGACGGTCGTTCCAGTCTCTTCCTTGAAGATATTGCTCACTGAGGAAATGCCCATACTGACATGTGACGCGATATCCTGCAGTCCAATATTATGCTGCAAGTTATTCTCCATATATTGAATCATGCTCTGGGCGAGCTGATACTCCTTCGATTGTCGATGCTGCCCGAGCTCTTTCGACAGATGTACAACAATGCTGCAGAGCATCTCTTCAATCTCTGACAGATCCATTGTAGTTACTTGATACCAAGTATAATCCGCAAGCTCGACGGGAAGTGAATGTCCACCCGCTACGGCAATATCCAACACTTCTTCAAGCAAATCGTCAACCATACGGAAGACCCGCTGCGGTTGTATGCCTTTCTTGCGGGTATCTGCTGCCCAACGGTGTATCCATAGTAGCCCTGCATCCGTATCGGACGATTTAAGCGCATGAATCACTTCCAGCTTCCATGAATCATCCATCGCCAGAGTATTCTCATCATGCAATTTAGCTGAATATTCTCGAACGCGTCCATATCCTTCATATAAACGATGGGACAACGCCAGCTGGGCTTCCGTGTAGGAACGTGTAACTTGCGCAATACTGGAAGCAGGCAGACCGATCCCGATAGATACGGAGATTTTTAATAATTCCTGCAGCATATCGACCAGTTTCGTTGCGTCTTCATGAAGAATAATGGTTGTCTGCCCCTTGGGCTGCAGCAGAACCACCAGACTGTCCTTCTGGGGGGCTGCCGTCACCGTGCGCCAGGAAGGTTCAAAATACTCGATCAGGATGTTATTCATCGCGTACTTAAGCAGCATCTGATCTTCTTCTATATAAGGTGCCGACCACTGCGCGTGACGGTCGATAGATATAATAACCGTCTCGAAAGGACCTGCCTCCCAGCCTAAGAAATAATGTTCCCATTTGGTCTCCGTCTCTTGTGTACCAATGCTCCTGGTGATCAGATCGTGGACAAATTTGGAGCGCAGCTCCGGCATACTCCATTCCGCCACACGTGATTTACTCTGAAAATCTCCGACCAGCTTACCGATAACTGGTTCTAGATCATACAGATTCCCATGTCCGACTGCCCTTTGATCCGGGGTCAACAGTTTATTTATTCTTTTTAAAGGCCGGAAGGCCGCGAAGTTGTAGTAGTAAATAGCAGAACAGCCGACAATGATCGAGATCAAAGACAGCATAAGCATCATATTCCGGGCAATTGTTACATTCTTAAGCAGCTGCTCCATCGGAACCAGGGAAATAAGCCTCCACCCTGTCACATTCGAGAAAGTCTGATTAACCATATAAGCCTGCCCTTCCACCTTCACATGGGCGAAAGGACTGACGTCGATTGAAGACAACACTTCGTTCATTTCTGTCAGTGGAAACGGCAGATTCAGCTTGGGATAGATCAGATCCCCATCCAGGTTATAAACAAATTGATAGCTGGATAAATGGGTATACATCTTGGAGAACAGCCAGTCGTAATCCAGGTCAATCAGGACGGCACCAGTGACTTGTCCATTCTGAACAATCGGTCTGGCCAGGGAGAGCAATTCTGTATTCCCAAGCTGTGAATCCGTGCCGATATACAGCCTTCTTTTGATTAAGAGCGGCTTCTCTTTGATTTCTTCAATCCAGGTACTCCAGGCATAATCCGGTGCCTGCTCCCATGTTGCCCTATAACCATAACTACTCGATAGAATCGAATGATCCTTAAATTTGATCACACTTATAGCATGAATATCCGGTTCCGTAGCCAAGGTTCGCAAATAGGTCTGCGGTTCAGCAGAAACCTCTGCATTATCCATGGTTTTGGCATTAATGTATTTAAGGACGGCTGGATGAAAAGACAAATCTACCGCCTTATTATCCGATTCACGGAACGCCCGGTTGGTCACGTCCAGATTAATTTGCAGCAGCTCTATATTAGGCGTGTTCAGTTCCGAATCCAGTGCATCCCTATACTCCCCATAGGAGAATAGACCAATCATAGTAATCAATAGAGACACGCTGAGCGTAAGCATCAGAATCAGTCTCGTCTGTTTATTTTTAAGCAGGAACTTTAATTTAAATCGCAGCATTATCGCAGCTTCATCCTTCCACATTTCTTTACTTCCAAAAGCCTAGCACAGCCTATTAACTCTTACTACATTATGGAGCATATCATATCCTCTGAGAATATGGAGATTTAGCGATAAAAGCACGATAAGATAAATGATATAATAAAGGAACTATATAATATGAACTAAAAAATATGAAAAAGGCAAAAGTAACGGAGGGAAATTTGGAACTGTAGGAGCGATAGCGACCGCCTGAAAGCTTTCCGTAGAAAAGCTACTTCGGAAGCATAGGCAGTCTCCGAATTTCATCCGCTACTAGCGGAATAAATCAAGAAATTTGGAGATGGGCAGCGGCCGGTAATCCAAACATTCACCGCATTTACAATTAATGCCGATTCAGAAAGATCTTAAGTTCAAATTATATAAATGAAGACTAATATATTCACAGGAGACCGATAACAATGCAACCAACCTATGCCATGGATGAAGCGCAGTGGAATAAGCTCATTCAAGATGTGGCGTATTATTTCGATGATCTGACCCTCAAGCGCGGGTTTCAATATTATAAACAGAAGCGTGTACAGCCGTTCAGAATGACCGAACCCCGGAAGATTAAAGCTTTGGTCGAAGGCAGCGACGATTACAGTGTATCCATTAATCTGGACGATTTCACCCTAAGCCGTTGCAACTGTCCCGTCTCAGGCCCTTGCAAGCATATGGCCGCTGTGCTGATGAATTATGCCGAACAACAGGAGCGGTCTGTGAACAAGCTGGCTAACGCCACAGCGGCAGCGGCCCTGCATATCCCTCCAGCCAGTCCGTCGTCTGCCCCAGCAGCAGCCTATAGTAATCGTCAAGAACAGCTGAAGGAGCAGGCCCGCCAACTTCCTGCTCAGGGGATCGCGGAATGGTGGGACTATTTTGCGACATGCCTGGCCCCGCTGGCTCTGAACACCCGAAATCCACAGTACGTGGAACGGTCCTTATCCTCAATAGCCAAGTTAAAGCCGCAGCTAACACCTATAAGCGAGAAGCTGTTCAATCTCCATACTCACCTCTTTATTTTGGAAGCCATAATCCAAGCATCAGGGAGCCCTGCCGGTGTCTATAGCCCTTCACTGGGGTATTTCACCCATCTTGCTGTATCTGAACTACAGGATGCCATAGCCCAGTTGTTAGTTGAGGAGCTGCCGCTGGCAGCAGAGCCTGACCAGTGGCAGCGCATCTCCGATACTATAGCTTACCTGCGGCGGGAGATGTTGACCGAAGCACGAGATCGCTTGCGGGATCAGCCCCGTTTCTCGGTATGTTATGACCTACTCTGGAGAAATTGGATCGCGCCTAATATCAGCAGCACAGCACTTTATACAGAGGAAATAGCCCAACTGCAGCAGGCGGAAAGCGAGCTTGGGGCTGCACTTTCTCGCAATGCACTCCTGCTTGCTAAGAGCCGGATGTATTTCTATCTGTCCGAAGATCAGACCGCTATGACCCTGCTGAGAAGTGCGGCAGAGCGTCCCGGCCTTCATCCGGACGAGTTCATGAGCTTTCTGACTTCTCTTTTGGTTATGGGCGATTGGCCACGAATGGCCGCATGGCTCGCCGAAATCGGCCCTTTACTAAACAGCCGCATCTATAATTTGCAGAGATATTCTGACTACTGGGAGGAAGCGGTTCAACATCTTCCTGCAGCGGAGCCCCAAATGTGGAGTACGCTGACCCTTATGCTTCCTACCTCTCGTGAGATTTACGATGAAAAGCTGTTGGCCTACGGCAAATGGCAGGAATGGATGGACTATCAGCTGTCCATTGGTAAAGAGCCCTCCGATTTCCGAGTCAAGGATCTGCAGCCTCTGGAGAAAAATGCACCGGAGATTCTCCTGCCCTTCTATCATCAGGCTGCAGAAAGATATGTGCTGGAGAAAAACAGGCACAGCTATAAATCAGCGGTTAAATTACTCAAACGATTAGCCAAACTATACAAAAAAATGAAGCGTGAGGAACGGTGGGAGCTATTTATGAGCTCCTTCACGATTCGTCACAGCAGGCTTCGCGCTCTGCAGGAGGAGCTTCGGAAAGGAAAGCTGATACCATGAATATGCAGTTGCGCACCATTACCGTTCAACTTGCCCTAACTCCATATGGAGATGCACTGATCTTTGGAACCAATAACGGGCACGAAGCCGTGCCTGGCCTTTATCTCAAGCAGCGGCTGTTCGCCTGGCATGCGGACTCTTTTTACGGTACTGAGCTAACCGTTCAGAATGCCGAAGGTGTAGAACTCGTCATTCTTCCCGCGGAGCAGGTAATTCCGTTCTTCGCGGCACGCAAGCTGCTGACCCATATCGATTGGAACTGGGAGGGCTCAGCCGCTCAATTGCTTGAGCTGGCACCACTGCTCGCTGCAGCCCTTGAGGAGAAGAAATATATTCCCAGCTTCACCGCACATCAGGCAGGCAAGCTGCAGTGGACTTGGGATGAAGAAGTCTTACGGCTGGCGGCGGAAGCCAATGCACAAGCGCAAGCTGCACACTTAGAGCTTAGCCTGAACAGCAGCTTTGCAGACGGCCTGCAGGCGGCATTCTCTGCGGCTGTGTTTCAGCGGCATTATGGAACAGAAGCTGAGACCGGCGATCTACGCAGCGAGTATCCGCTGCTATTCGAGCGCAGCGGCGCGGGGGCGGCAGGTATGGATGCCGCCTCATGGCTTATGGCGATCGGCTGGAAGGCCGACACGGCGCCCTTCCGGCCCGCGCTGCAGCTACTGGAGCCGGACGCGGATGCGGACGACTCGCACTGGCGGCTGCAGCTGCTGCTTCAAGACAAGCGCGATGATTCCGCGCTTGTTCCGGTAAGGCTCGCCGAGGATGGCGAGCCGCATGGCTTGTGGCCGACAGCATGGTCGGCCCACGTGCACGAGCGCGCCGCAGGCTGGCTTACGAGCCTGCGGGCAAGCATGCCGGCCGAGCGCTTCGCGCCGGGCGGCGATGTGCTGGCCGAACCGCTCAGCGATGAAATCGCCTGGCGGTTCTTGACCGTGGACAGCCAGCTGCTGCTGGAAGCTGGCTGGCAAGTGCTGCTTCCGGCGTGGTGGGAAGCAGCCAGCCGGAAGAAACCGCGCCTGCGCGCCAAGATCAGCTCCGGCGAGGGCAATCGCGGCGGCCAGTCGCTGTTCGGGCTGGATTCGCTGATCGACTTCGATTGGCGCATCTCCATCGGAGACGCTGACCTCTCCGAGGCAGAGTTCGCCGAACTCGTGGCCCGTGGACAACGACTCGTGCGGTTCAGAGGCCAATGGGTGCCGCTGGACCCCGCCCTGCTGGCTCAGATTCAAAGAGCCATGGCCGGCATGGACAAGTCGCAAGGCTTGTCCTTTCAGGATATTCTTCAGCTGCATCTGCTGGGCAGCGTCGATGAAGCCGAGAACGACAATGCCTCCGAGGAACAGCTTCTGGAGGATGCGACGCGCGTCCGGCTTGAGGTGGAGCTGAACGAGCATTTAATCGGGCTCATCGCCCAGCTCGGTCAACGCTCCCAGTGGCCGAAGCCGGCAGTACCCGCCAGTTTACAGGCAGAGCTGCGGCCTTATCAGCATGAAGGTTATGCCTGGCTTGCTTTTCTGCGCCGCTTTGGTCTGGGTGCTTGTCTCGCGGATGATATGGGACTCGGCAAAACCGTCCAGCTGATCGCCTACCTGCTCCACCTGAAAGACCAGTCAGACGTAGGCCCAGCGCAGCGTGAGGCGGCGATCCGTTCACACAGCGCTCCACCGGAATGGCCTTCGCTGATCATCTGCCCTACCTCGGTACTTGGCAACTGGGAGAAGGAATTGCAGCGCTTTGCCCCGTCCCTGAACGTTATGCTCCACTATGGAAGCAGACGCCTCGATGCGGGCTTCTTCTATGGAGCCGCTGCGCAGGCCGATGTCGTCCTGACATCTTATTCCACCGCAACGCTGGATCAGGAGCTGCTGAAAGAATTCACTTGGGCAACCGTATGCCTGGATGAAGCACAGAACATCAAGAATGCCCAGACCAAGCAGTCGGCGGCGGTGCGCAGCTTCCCGGCTCTGCACCGGATTGCGCTAACAGGCACACCTATCGAGAATCGTCTCTCAGAGCTGTGGTCGATCTACGATTTCATTACGCCGGGTTATCTAGGCAGCTCCAGAGCTTTTAATGAACGGTTCAGCAATGCCATTGAGAAGGAACATGATGTTAAACGTACAGCTGATCTGCAAAGGTTGGTCAAACCTTTTATGCTGCGCCGCAAGAAAAAAGATCCAGCGATTCAGCTGGACCTGCCGGAGAAGAACGAGATGAAGACCTATATTCATCTAACGGCTGAGCAAGCCGCTCTCTATGATCAGACCGTAAATGGACTCATGGAACGTATGCAGAAGCTCGAAGGCATTGAACGCAAAGGGGCGATTCTAGCTGCACTGACCGGACTTAAACAGCTATGCGATCATCCGATGCTGCTGACGAAGGAGGCGCTGCCAGATACAGATGCCGAGAACAAGCTCGACACCAGTGCGCTGATCGACCGTTCGGCCAAGCTGGAGCGACTACTGGCAATGGTGCGGGAGCTGCGCGAGGAGAACGAGCGCTGTCTTATTTTCACCCAATATGTCGGTATGGGCAAAATGCTGCAAGCCGTCCTGCAGGAAGAGCTTCAGGAGCCGGTGCTATATTTGAACGGCAGCTCGTCCAAGGCCGTACGGGACAAGATGATTGAACGGTTCCAGACCCCTATCCCGTCT comes from Paenibacillus sp. 19GGS1-52 and encodes:
- a CDS encoding tripartite tricarboxylate transporter substrate binding protein, producing the protein MSGDHNRSGESADFPKKPITLIVPYAAGGGTDLTARALAKATEKVISQPIIVVNRTGGGGSVGLMEGANAKGDGYTVTFLPAELTILPHLGLLPITYEKFKPIAQTNFDPSAITVRAEAPWQTVNEFLDFAKAHPGELKMGNAGTGSIWHLAAVTLERETGVKFAHIPFEGAGPAVSALMDGFVDAVPVSPAEVKKYVDEGKLRTLAINADKRSEALPGVPTLEEQTGIHVNFTGTWRGLAVPKDTPDEIAELLAGAFIKGTEDKEFRDYMKMNGLGLLVKDGKEFAQQLKESDDLFAKMIPELGLSRN
- a CDS encoding SWIM zinc finger family protein, with amino-acid sequence MQPTYAMDEAQWNKLIQDVAYYFDDLTLKRGFQYYKQKRVQPFRMTEPRKIKALVEGSDDYSVSINLDDFTLSRCNCPVSGPCKHMAAVLMNYAEQQERSVNKLANATAAAALHIPPASPSSAPAAAYSNRQEQLKEQARQLPAQGIAEWWDYFATCLAPLALNTRNPQYVERSLSSIAKLKPQLTPISEKLFNLHTHLFILEAIIQASGSPAGVYSPSLGYFTHLAVSELQDAIAQLLVEELPLAAEPDQWQRISDTIAYLRREMLTEARDRLRDQPRFSVCYDLLWRNWIAPNISSTALYTEEIAQLQQAESELGAALSRNALLLAKSRMYFYLSEDQTAMTLLRSAAERPGLHPDEFMSFLTSLLVMGDWPRMAAWLAEIGPLLNSRIYNLQRYSDYWEEAVQHLPAAEPQMWSTLTLMLPTSREIYDEKLLAYGKWQEWMDYQLSIGKEPSDFRVKDLQPLEKNAPEILLPFYHQAAERYVLEKNRHSYKSAVKLLKRLAKLYKKMKREERWELFMSSFTIRHSRLRALQEELRKGKLIP
- a CDS encoding helix-turn-helix domain-containing protein, which encodes MLRFKLKFLLKNKQTRLILMLTLSVSLLITMIGLFSYGEYRDALDSELNTPNIELLQINLDVTNRAFRESDNKAVDLSFHPAVLKYINAKTMDNAEVSAEPQTYLRTLATEPDIHAISVIKFKDHSILSSSYGYRATWEQAPDYAWSTWIEEIKEKPLLIKRRLYIGTDSQLGNTELLSLARPIVQNGQVTGAVLIDLDYDWLFSKMYTHLSSYQFVYNLDGDLIYPKLNLPFPLTEMNEVLSSIDVSPFAHVKVEGQAYMVNQTFSNVTGWRLISLVPMEQLLKNVTIARNMMLMLSLISIIVGCSAIYYYNFAAFRPLKRINKLLTPDQRAVGHGNLYDLEPVIGKLVGDFQSKSRVAEWSMPELRSKFVHDLITRSIGTQETETKWEHYFLGWEAGPFETVIISIDRHAQWSAPYIEEDQMLLKYAMNNILIEYFEPSWRTVTAAPQKDSLVVLLQPKGQTTIILHEDATKLVDMLQELLKISVSIGIGLPASSIAQVTRSYTEAQLALSHRLYEGYGRVREYSAKLHDENTLAMDDSWKLEVIHALKSSDTDAGLLWIHRWAADTRKKGIQPQRVFRMVDDLLEEVLDIAVAGGHSLPVELADYTWYQVTTMDLSEIEEMLCSIVVHLSKELGQHRQSKEYQLAQSMIQYMENNLQHNIGLQDIASHVSMGISSVSNIFKEETGTTVYDYLTNLRIDKACELLQDSSMKLADIALLVGYQNENSFIRAFRKNKSITPGKFRESSKYSNEYADQPKPRQTSVSDDSE
- a CDS encoding DEAD/DEAH box helicase, encoding MLAEPLSDEIAWRFLTVDSQLLLEAGWQVLLPAWWEAASRKKPRLRAKISSGEGNRGGQSLFGLDSLIDFDWRISIGDADLSEAEFAELVARGQRLVRFRGQWVPLDPALLAQIQRAMAGMDKSQGLSFQDILQLHLLGSVDEAENDNASEEQLLEDATRVRLEVELNEHLIGLIAQLGQRSQWPKPAVPASLQAELRPYQHEGYAWLAFLRRFGLGACLADDMGLGKTVQLIAYLLHLKDQSDVGPAQREAAIRSHSAPPEWPSLIICPTSVLGNWEKELQRFAPSLNVMLHYGSRRLDAGFFYGAAAQADVVLTSYSTATLDQELLKEFTWATVCLDEAQNIKNAQTKQSAAVRSFPALHRIALTGTPIENRLSELWSIYDFITPGYLGSSRAFNERFSNAIEKEHDVKRTADLQRLVKPFMLRRKKKDPAIQLDLPEKNEMKTYIHLTAEQAALYDQTVNGLMERMQKLEGIERKGAILAALTGLKQLCDHPMLLTKEALPDTDAENKLDTSALIDRSAKLERLLAMVRELREENERCLIFTQYVGMGKMLQAVLQEELQEPVLYLNGSSSKAVRDKMIERFQTPIPSVADSLLPSEESASDQPNVFILSLKAGGVGLNLTAANHVFHFDRWWNPAVENQATDRAYRMGQTRDVQVHKFISLGTLEERIDEMLESKQQLSDNVIASSEGWITELSTDALKDLFTLRREWMG